Proteins found in one Paludisphaera rhizosphaerae genomic segment:
- a CDS encoding glycosyltransferase, with the protein MSQDRSADVIVPVTLGGPAMLGRLCAILECSGPALGRLLVVDDGCGDRVLAPGLAELAEADGRLQIVRCPRGLTWADYANRGLTERRGDVVLLAPDARPLQHWIEPLAEAAHSEERVALASPLTNGDGLAFDEAVDEARLRKVASGMPEFLPVARSGLTANFLRGDVLDAVGLLDASIASPRAALDDWLMRACALGFFAKRASRSLVLRDVPTRDRDESADEASMDEVSLLDRHVYLKDQVQRHSGSLDASVAAHAAVVESSGRINVAVDLRHLPLEMNGTKMYAWSLVRALAARSDVDLTLLAVHPLQADGLEGRLVSPDEWADDVAIIHKPAQIFDRTHAKLLVESRAHVVLTYQDMIAYRMAHVFENEAAHNEYRQTSRLTLLAVQAILTYSENTAREVEAEFGVDRELIHPIFLGVDIDDFSTPATEAETVETLTNVGLPGRFFLCLASDYPHKNITGLLDAYALLRRWWTDGEPPALALVGRASRVVAAAEDRFGGPIPGVHVLGPVGHDELRVLYQEADALVFPSLYEGFGLPPLEAMAAGTPVIAMPFSSVPEVCGDAVLYCGGLSPVDLARAMQRLAVDDELRRHLRTEGRRRSRELSWEKTAVQTVEVYRKVLLNPSSRSLLARRSLSEAIAHWSQPYVPPAAAAAVQPSEAPEDTAEIEVAEEIVSDENLQPCEDMLDLEPSSQIEVDPAADPEAGSACEDEVDPAPIHEEEPETATALPVAVEPEPVTVSSTVMVVSEAPAPYFEPEPLGIVNACQALKSAVRRRIRRDLVRFAGRQRSRLGRAKRLTIRFIQVVRTDGLSAAAGKAARKVRNKARHVSRRFAPTRLRAEAGCPYFQPPTMLEPYEAWRRTNGHSDFRAERLREQVAQIGRPVKFSILVPVYNTPAHFLAAAVESVLAQTYQHWELILADDASTDAATLGYLAGGLPRDPRVILVRRPVNGNISAATNTAAEHATGDFVVLLDHDDVLDPEALSHFALRIDREPEVDLLYSDEDKLGVDGVRFAPQFKPDWSPELLLNFCYTGHLTAVRASVYREVGGMRLGFEGSQDFDFWLRASERARKIVHVPQVLYHWRVLPGSTAASGHEKPHSFEAGRRAVEEAFARRGAACRVEQPGWALAAGCGIFQPVMPDDGPSVAIVIPTRNQKRLLQNLLKSLLKTTYHNYRVYIIDNDSDDPETLAFLAKVPHQVLHIPNLDGKFNYAAVHNTAVGRIEEDLILFMNNDIEVVEPRWLSQMVGWSRLPGIGAVGARLMYADRRIQHAGVTHGVHEGMAGHTFKLLPWWDGGEMGLARATRDCLAVTAACMLTPRRLFQAMNGFDEVDFGVAFNDADYGYRLHDAGYRSVVCAEAELFHHEGATRGFADDPREEANYRRIHGRRRDPYVSPHYDPMVEAFTIKPTVVPVADADRPVRAMAFSHNLNWEGASRFELELTIGLKQAGAIDPVVVSPVDGPLRYEYEKAGVPLIVDPSLVSIFGGQAAYEDSRRRTIDLLAREGCRVVHANTLHGFWAVDAAREAGLPSIWSIHESEAWQTYFDQFPREIATTALGCMESPYRVVFTAKSSAEVWKELDTRRNFGLVRYALNIERFHAELDGHPRDEARAELGLADDDVCFLLLGTVCDRKGQHDLVHAFRALSADAATKVRCVVVGARDSLEYSRELKRLAGMLPEDRRSRFQIVDETGATAVYWQAADVFCCTSRVESYPHVILEALGRGLPIITTPVFGIPEQVRPNVNGLFYEPGDFRLFARHLEALAREPVRRRAMASASSWILRALPSHSDMIEQYSGLFRAAAESAPDRRLVAAAPSGPTTLGSRIFHGPHDRAKQGHAVGARYRRSIALEG; encoded by the coding sequence TTGCAACATTGGATTGAGCCGTTGGCTGAAGCGGCTCACTCCGAGGAGCGCGTCGCGCTCGCTTCACCGCTGACCAACGGCGATGGACTGGCGTTCGACGAGGCCGTCGACGAGGCCCGTCTCAGGAAAGTCGCCTCCGGGATGCCGGAGTTCCTTCCCGTCGCCCGCTCCGGTCTGACCGCCAACTTCCTCCGCGGCGACGTTCTTGACGCAGTAGGGCTTCTCGATGCGTCGATCGCGTCGCCTCGGGCGGCCCTCGACGACTGGCTGATGCGGGCCTGCGCCTTGGGCTTCTTCGCCAAACGCGCCTCCCGCTCGCTCGTGTTGCGAGACGTGCCTACACGAGATCGAGACGAGTCCGCGGACGAGGCGTCGATGGACGAGGTCTCGCTGTTGGATCGACATGTTTATCTGAAAGATCAGGTGCAACGGCACTCCGGGTCGCTCGACGCTTCAGTCGCCGCGCATGCGGCGGTGGTCGAATCCTCGGGGAGGATCAACGTCGCCGTCGACCTTCGCCATCTCCCGCTTGAGATGAACGGCACGAAGATGTACGCCTGGAGCCTCGTCCGCGCGCTGGCCGCCCGATCCGACGTCGATCTGACGTTGCTGGCCGTCCACCCGCTTCAGGCCGACGGTCTGGAAGGCCGGTTGGTTTCGCCCGACGAGTGGGCCGACGACGTCGCGATCATCCACAAGCCTGCCCAGATCTTCGACCGGACTCACGCCAAACTGCTCGTCGAATCGCGGGCCCACGTCGTGCTGACGTACCAGGATATGATCGCCTATCGAATGGCTCACGTCTTCGAAAACGAGGCGGCGCACAACGAGTATCGGCAAACGAGTCGTCTGACGCTGCTGGCCGTTCAGGCGATCCTCACGTACTCGGAGAACACGGCGCGGGAGGTTGAGGCCGAGTTCGGCGTCGATCGCGAGTTGATCCACCCGATCTTCCTCGGCGTGGACATCGACGATTTCTCGACCCCGGCCACTGAGGCGGAGACCGTTGAGACCCTGACGAACGTCGGGCTGCCGGGGCGGTTCTTTCTCTGTCTCGCGTCGGACTATCCACACAAGAACATCACCGGTCTGCTCGACGCTTACGCCTTGTTGAGACGCTGGTGGACCGACGGCGAGCCGCCGGCTCTGGCCCTCGTCGGTCGGGCGTCGCGGGTGGTCGCCGCGGCCGAGGACCGCTTCGGCGGACCGATTCCGGGCGTCCACGTTCTGGGGCCGGTCGGACACGACGAGCTTCGGGTACTGTACCAGGAGGCCGACGCCCTGGTCTTCCCCTCGCTCTACGAGGGGTTCGGTCTGCCGCCTCTGGAAGCAATGGCCGCGGGGACTCCTGTGATCGCCATGCCCTTCTCGTCGGTGCCTGAAGTCTGCGGCGACGCCGTGCTCTATTGCGGCGGACTCTCTCCGGTCGATTTGGCCAGGGCGATGCAGCGGTTGGCGGTCGACGACGAACTGCGTCGACATCTCCGCACCGAAGGACGACGTCGATCTCGCGAGCTCTCGTGGGAGAAGACGGCGGTGCAGACCGTCGAGGTCTATCGAAAGGTCCTGCTGAATCCGTCGAGCCGCTCGCTCCTCGCTCGCCGAAGTCTCAGCGAGGCCATCGCGCATTGGTCCCAACCGTACGTTCCCCCCGCCGCCGCTGCTGCCGTGCAGCCGAGCGAAGCGCCGGAGGACACGGCTGAGATCGAGGTCGCCGAGGAGATCGTTTCGGACGAGAATCTTCAACCCTGCGAGGACATGCTGGACTTGGAACCTTCGTCCCAGATTGAGGTTGACCCTGCGGCTGACCCCGAGGCCGGGTCGGCGTGCGAGGACGAGGTCGATCCCGCACCGATCCATGAAGAAGAACCTGAAACGGCGACGGCCTTGCCGGTCGCGGTCGAACCAGAGCCTGTAACGGTCTCTTCAACGGTCATGGTCGTTAGCGAAGCTCCCGCTCCCTATTTCGAGCCCGAGCCCCTCGGGATCGTCAACGCTTGCCAGGCTCTGAAGAGCGCCGTCCGTAGGCGGATTCGTCGCGATCTCGTTCGGTTCGCCGGCAGGCAGCGATCCCGGCTGGGTCGGGCCAAGCGTCTCACGATTCGATTCATCCAGGTGGTTCGAACCGACGGGCTCTCTGCCGCCGCGGGGAAGGCCGCCCGCAAGGTCAGGAACAAGGCCCGGCACGTCTCCCGCCGCTTTGCGCCGACGCGTCTCCGAGCCGAAGCCGGGTGCCCTTACTTCCAGCCGCCAACGATGCTGGAGCCCTACGAGGCCTGGCGACGAACCAACGGTCACTCGGATTTCCGCGCCGAGCGGCTTCGGGAGCAGGTCGCCCAGATCGGCCGCCCGGTCAAATTCTCGATCCTGGTCCCCGTCTACAACACTCCGGCGCACTTTCTCGCCGCGGCCGTAGAGAGCGTGCTGGCGCAGACCTACCAGCACTGGGAGCTGATTCTCGCGGACGACGCAAGCACGGATGCCGCGACGCTCGGCTATCTTGCCGGTGGGCTGCCGCGCGACCCGCGCGTGATCCTGGTGCGACGCCCCGTCAACGGCAACATCTCGGCCGCGACGAACACCGCCGCGGAGCACGCGACGGGTGATTTCGTCGTCCTCCTCGACCACGACGACGTGCTTGATCCCGAGGCCCTGTCACATTTCGCCCTTCGGATCGATCGCGAGCCGGAAGTCGACTTGCTCTACAGCGACGAAGACAAGCTGGGAGTCGATGGCGTCCGATTCGCCCCGCAATTCAAGCCCGACTGGTCGCCCGAACTGCTTCTGAACTTCTGCTATACCGGCCATCTGACTGCGGTCCGCGCCTCGGTCTATCGCGAGGTCGGCGGCATGCGATTGGGGTTTGAGGGCTCGCAGGACTTCGACTTCTGGCTGCGGGCCTCCGAACGGGCGCGCAAGATCGTGCACGTCCCTCAGGTCCTTTACCACTGGCGAGTTCTTCCGGGGTCCACAGCGGCCAGCGGGCATGAGAAGCCGCACAGCTTCGAGGCCGGCCGTCGCGCCGTCGAGGAGGCCTTCGCCCGTCGAGGCGCGGCCTGCCGCGTCGAGCAGCCGGGATGGGCGCTCGCTGCCGGATGTGGCATTTTCCAGCCCGTCATGCCTGACGACGGCCCCTCGGTCGCCATCGTGATTCCGACGAGGAATCAAAAGAGGCTGCTTCAGAACCTGCTCAAGTCGCTGCTCAAGACGACGTACCACAACTATCGCGTCTACATCATCGACAACGACAGCGACGATCCGGAGACGCTGGCCTTTCTGGCGAAGGTCCCGCATCAGGTTCTGCACATCCCCAACCTCGACGGCAAGTTCAACTACGCGGCCGTCCACAATACGGCCGTCGGCCGCATCGAGGAGGACCTGATCCTCTTCATGAACAACGACATCGAGGTCGTCGAGCCGCGCTGGCTGAGCCAGATGGTCGGTTGGTCGCGACTGCCCGGAATCGGTGCGGTAGGGGCTCGGTTGATGTACGCCGACCGCCGGATCCAGCACGCGGGCGTCACGCATGGCGTCCACGAAGGGATGGCGGGGCACACGTTCAAGCTGCTCCCCTGGTGGGACGGCGGGGAGATGGGGCTGGCTCGAGCGACGCGCGACTGCCTCGCCGTCACCGCGGCCTGCATGTTGACCCCTCGCCGGCTCTTTCAGGCGATGAACGGCTTCGACGAGGTCGACTTCGGGGTCGCGTTCAACGACGCCGATTACGGCTATCGTCTGCATGACGCCGGCTATCGCAGCGTCGTCTGCGCCGAGGCGGAACTGTTCCACCACGAGGGAGCGACGCGAGGCTTCGCCGACGACCCGCGCGAGGAAGCGAACTACCGCCGGATCCACGGTCGACGCCGCGATCCCTACGTCAGCCCGCACTACGACCCGATGGTCGAGGCGTTTACCATCAAGCCGACGGTCGTTCCCGTCGCCGATGCCGATCGGCCGGTGCGGGCGATGGCGTTCAGCCACAACCTGAACTGGGAGGGCGCCTCGCGGTTCGAGCTGGAATTGACCATCGGGCTGAAGCAGGCCGGCGCCATCGATCCCGTGGTGGTCAGCCCCGTCGATGGGCCTCTGCGATACGAATATGAGAAGGCCGGAGTTCCGCTCATCGTCGATCCGTCGCTAGTCTCGATCTTCGGCGGCCAGGCGGCCTATGAGGACTCGCGACGGCGCACCATTGACTTGCTCGCCCGCGAGGGGTGCCGCGTGGTCCACGCGAACACACTCCACGGCTTCTGGGCGGTCGACGCCGCCAGAGAGGCGGGACTGCCGTCGATCTGGAGCATCCACGAGAGCGAGGCCTGGCAGACCTACTTCGACCAGTTCCCGCGCGAGATCGCCACGACCGCCCTGGGCTGCATGGAGTCCCCCTACCGGGTCGTCTTCACGGCGAAGAGTTCCGCCGAGGTCTGGAAGGAACTCGACACGCGGCGCAACTTCGGACTCGTCCGTTACGCCCTCAACATCGAGCGGTTCCACGCCGAACTCGACGGCCACCCTCGCGACGAGGCTCGGGCCGAGTTGGGGCTGGCGGATGACGACGTCTGCTTCCTGCTGCTGGGGACTGTCTGCGATCGGAAGGGCCAGCACGACCTGGTCCACGCTTTCCGAGCCCTCTCGGCCGACGCGGCGACGAAGGTCCGTTGCGTCGTCGTCGGAGCGCGGGACAGCCTTGAGTACAGCCGAGAGTTGAAGCGTCTGGCCGGCATGCTCCCCGAGGATCGGCGATCGCGATTCCAGATCGTTGACGAGACCGGAGCGACCGCCGTTTACTGGCAGGCGGCCGACGTCTTCTGCTGCACGTCGCGCGTTGAGAGTTATCCCCATGTGATTCTGGAGGCTCTCGGCCGCGGTCTACCGATCATCACGACCCCCGTGTTCGGCATTCCGGAGCAGGTCCGCCCAAACGTCAACGGGTTGTTCTACGAGCCCGGGGACTTCCGCCTCTTCGCCCGACACCTGGAAGCTCTGGCCCGTGAACCGGTTCGTCGCCGGGCGATGGCCTCGGCGTCTTCCTGGATCCTGCGAGCCTTGCCGAGCCACAGCGACATGATTGAGCAGTACAGCGGGCTCTTCCGGGCCGCGGCTGAGAGTGCTCCGGACCGGCGGCTGGTAGCCGCCGCGCCGAGTGGACCGACGACCTTGGGCTCCCGCATCTTCCACGGTCCGCATGATCGGGCGAAGCAGGGGCACGCGGTCGGGGCGCGCTATCGTCGGTCGATC